The Deinococcus metalli region GCCGGATGAACCCAGCGTCGACATGCCCCCCACCTCGCCGGCGCCAGCCGTCCCGCGGGCCCGGCGCGTGCGGTTCACCCTTGATCTCAATCCCGAGGTGCATAAAGATTTGAAACGCTTCGCGCTTGAGGCGGATGCGGACGCCAGCGAGGTCATGCGCGCTCTGCTGGCGATCCTGCACTCAGATCCGCAGGTTCGCAACGCAGTGCTTACTGCAATAAGCAAAGGCTGACTTCAGTATTTCAGTAAGAGCCTTAGCTTGTCTCGGAGCTGAGCCTTGACCGACTTCCCAGAGGGTCAGAAACCTGCAGACCACGGTTCGCCCGGCTCTCAAGCGACACTTCGCCAAAGTTCTCGGAAGCGCTGCCTGAGTCGCCACCCAAAGAGGTGCCTCCCCGGCAGCGGAGCGTGGTGATCAAAGAGGGGAGAGGTGGGCTCAGGGACAGCCGATCAGGTGTTTCAGACGTTGCAACTCTGCCCTGGGCAGACGCCGCTTCTGCAGAGGCCACGTGCTGAGCCAGCCGCACAGCTCCCCACGGCTGAATCCCCCGAGTCGCCAAGCCTGTTCGACCAGCCACACTGAGCCGTGGCAGGTTACGCCGAGTCCCTCTGCTTCGGCCCGCAGGAAGCGGTCGCCGGTGAGCAGAATCCGTCCCGCCTGCTGGGCATAGATCAGACACTGCCGGTCACTCAGACTCAGGATCTCGTTGGGATGATTCACGGCGCTCTCCACCAGTGGCTGTTCCACTTCAACTGGGACAATGCCGGCCGCGAGGATCTGCTGCATCAGTCCCGGTTGGAGTTCGTGCATGCACTCCAGCAGTACCGTGGTGAGCACCTCGCAGCGGCCGAGCAACGGGAGGAGACGCAGGCCGCCGACGTAGCCGAGATCCATGAGGACATTGGCGTCGGACAGCAGGATCAAGCGGCGTCGTCCTCAGGCAGCCACAATTCCAGTTCCTTGCGCACCGCCTGCAGTGGCCACCCGAGGATCTCCGCCGCTCTGCTCTCGCCCAGCTGCTCGTTGACCAGTGCGGTGAATACCAGCAGTTCCAGCCGGGGGCGCGCCTGGGATGCCGGGCACTTGGGTTCCGGGGGCTCTGCGAAGTTGTCGGGGTAGCGCTTGCGGAGCTGGCCAAGCTGCATCCCGAACTGGCGATCCGTGATCATGCCCAGATCCCTGGCCCGGTACAGGATGGTCTGCACGCTGGCGCCGTACCGGAGTTTGAGGTCGATCAGCAGCGGCTCGGGCAACCAGCGTCCGCGGTACCCCCGGAGGTCGGCGCGCAGCGCGGTGGCTGGCAAGAGCACAGCGCGTGCAAAGTGGTTGGCCACGTCCTCACGTGGATCCTTCTTGCCCTCCGGCGTGGTGGGTTCCCTGTATTCCCGGCGGTGGAAGATCAGGTGCGCCAGTTCGTGCATGACGGTGAACGCCTGGCGCTCATAGGGCAGCTGGTGCTCTTCCTGGTGGGTGTTCACGAAAATCAACCCACCCCAGTCCTCGGTGTAGGCCGAGAAGCCGAAGACACTGGCTGGCCAGCGGCCCCGGATGACCTTGAGGCCCCGCCGCTCCACGAGCGCGATGGCGTCCCCGAGGGGCGCGTGCTCCACGCCCAGCCAGTCCCGGGTCTCCTCGGCGACGCGCTCGACCTGCTCGGGGTCGAAGCCGGTCATGGGGCGGGATTCGGGCAGCAGGGGAAGCGTGCCGGTGACGCGCTCGACCAGGGCGTAGTCCTGGGCCTTGCGGATCATGAGCGCCTCGTCGAGGTCGCTCAGGGCGCTGCGCTTGTCGGCGCGGTACAGCAGGGTGGGCCGCTCGGCGCCGGGGGAGGTTTCAGGCTGTCGGAGCAGGAGGTCGAGGGGCACGCCGAGGGCGGCAGCGAGGGCGGTGAGCTGGGTCATCGTTGGATCGCGCTGGCCCTTTTCCCAGGCGGCGATGGTCTGACGGGTGACGCCGAGCCGCTCGCCGAGGGCGTCCTGGTTCAGGTTCGAGCGCTCACGGAGCTCCCTGATTCGGGTTGACATATGTTCACTCCTTGACCATAGTATAGCCGCTTTACTGTTTACAATTGTCATATCAGGTGGTACCGTGAGGGACAGAAGGAGGTGACAAATGTGAACCAGAAAATTGGACGGAACGCCGGCACTGGCCGCTTCACCACGGTGAAGATTGCGACCAGCAGGCCACAGACCCACGTGGTCGAGACCATCAAACGCCCTGTCAAGACGAAGTAGAGGTTCCCTATGGGCTTTACCGCACGCCGTTGGATCTTCAACATCCTTTTCGCCCTGTGGTGTGTGAGCGTCGGCCTGGCGTGCTTCAAGCTCTTCCTGCCCTGGTCTGGGGTCGCCGTCACCACGGGCATCGTCTTTGCAGTCGCGGGCGCCATGATCGGGCTGTTCGACCGAGAGCCTGCGTCCCCTCCCTCAGCGGCGAAGCCGAAGGCCCCGTAGCACCCGTCACCCCACCTCCGTTGTGTACCGCCGAAAGACTCCGTCATAACCGCTCAACAGGGGGTGCGCTCTGGACGCCTGCGTCGAGGTCGGGGAATACGGCAGGTCACCAGCGCGCACCGCTGGACACACCGGCAAGCCGGTCACCCCGATCTGCCCATCCCGCACGGTGAGCTGACCCTCCTCAGGGACACGGCACGGGCGCCCTCAGCCTGCCCAGAATCTGCGTGCCAGCGCGACATGTGCGCCCTGACCGGGGCGCGTGGTGCGCCATACTGCCGGAGTGAACCCCGCCGAATTCGCCGCCAAGTGGCGGGAGCTGGCCCCGAAAGTGACGGAACGGGCCGCCTACCAGGAGCACTTCCGTGACCTGTGTGCCCTGGTCGGTCAGCCCACGCCCAGCAGCGACACCACCGGGCAGGACTACGCCTTTGAGAAGCACGTGCAGAAGGTCGGCACGGACGACAGCGGCTTCGCGGACGTGTTCAAGCGCGGCCACTTCGCCATGGAGTACAAGCGCAAGGGCGCAAGGACGGCAAGCCGCTGCTGGTGGCGGGGCTGTGGAACCGCACGGTGACGCCGGACGGACTACTGGAGAGCTGCACGATCATCACGCGTCCACCCACGCCGGATCTGGTGGACGTGCACGACCGCATGCCAGCGCTGTTGCTGAGCAAGGACATCGTGGCCTGGCTGGACGCCCCGCCGGCCCAGGCCCGCACCGCCGCCCTGACCAGCTGGCAGCCGCGGATCCTGACCGTCACGCCCGCCTGATGGGCCGTGACCGGATTCGGCGGGGCAGCCCGGAGGCGGCGCAGCTTGAGGCCGTGCAGCGGGTACGCGCCCTGGAGCTTCACAACGCGCGAGTGCAGCGCACCATCCTGGAACACGAACTCCTGATGGCCCTGGCAGCGGGCGGGGTGGCCGCACATGCGCTGTGGCAGGCCCGACGCAGGGAATTGGTGGCCCTGGGCCTGATGGCGGCCGACGTGGTGATCACACCCAGCGCGTGGACGCCGCAGCCGCCCCCAGCGCCCTATCAGGAACCCCTGCCGCCTACGCCCACGGCCGTCGAGGCCGCGCGGGTGGCCGCTGAGCTGCTGGCCGAACGTCCAGCCATGACCCGTGAGGATCACGTCGCCCTGGGGGTCTACATCGCCCGCCTGCGCGCGCT contains the following coding sequences:
- a CDS encoding SOS response-associated peptidase family protein; amino-acid sequence: MAGLWNRTVTPDGLLESCTIITRPPTPDLVDVHDRMPALLLSKDIVAWLDAPPAQARTAALTSWQPRILTVTPA
- a CDS encoding XRE family transcriptional regulator, which gives rise to MSTRIRELRERSNLNQDALGERLGVTRQTIAAWEKGQRDPTMTQLTALAAALGVPLDLLLRQPETSPGAERPTLLYRADKRSALSDLDEALMIRKAQDYALVERVTGTLPLLPESRPMTGFDPEQVERVAEETRDWLGVEHAPLGDAIALVERRGLKVIRGRWPASVFGFSAYTEDWGGLIFVNTHQEEHQLPYERQAFTVMHELAHLIFHRREYREPTTPEGKKDPREDVANHFARAVLLPATALRADLRGYRGRWLPEPLLIDLKLRYGASVQTILYRARDLGMITDRQFGMQLGQLRKRYPDNFAEPPEPKCPASQARPRLELLVFTALVNEQLGESRAAEILGWPLQAVRKELELWLPEDDAA
- a CDS encoding type IIL restriction-modification enzyme MmeI produces the protein MNPAEFAAKWRELAPKVTERAAYQEHFRDLCALVGQPTPSSDTTGQDYAFEKHVQKVGTDDSGFADVFKRGHFAMEYKRKGARTASRCWWRGCGTAR